A part of Desulfitibacter alkalitolerans DSM 16504 genomic DNA contains:
- a CDS encoding ABC transporter permease, whose protein sequence is MDYTMLTITVLAAAITAGTPILYAALGEILAERTGVLNLGIEGMMLAGAVSSFMVCVMTGSAWLGLLAGMIVGGIVASIHAFLCITLKANQVVSGLALTIFGTGLSGFLGKSLIGIPAPKTFSKIALPYLSDIPFLGPIFFNQDILVYFSYLLVPLLWFFIYKTNPGLKMRSVGENPGAADSLGINVFLVRYVYVIIGGVFSGIAGVYLALAFAPTWLENMTAGRGWIAIALVIFATWNPTKAMAGAYLFGAVSALGFRLQAMGVAVPAYFLSMLPYLFTIAVLIFATMQTQKNRIGAPGALMLSYDREDR, encoded by the coding sequence ATGGATTATACAATGTTAACCATAACGGTTTTGGCTGCTGCCATTACAGCTGGAACTCCCATATTATATGCTGCTTTAGGGGAAATTTTGGCAGAAAGAACAGGCGTATTAAATTTAGGAATAGAAGGAATGATGTTAGCAGGGGCAGTCTCTAGTTTCATGGTCTGCGTAATGACTGGAAGCGCATGGCTTGGTCTGCTTGCAGGCATGATAGTTGGTGGAATAGTGGCTTCAATTCATGCCTTTTTGTGCATTACCCTAAAGGCTAACCAGGTTGTAAGCGGACTTGCCTTGACGATATTTGGAACAGGCTTAAGCGGCTTTCTTGGGAAATCTCTCATCGGTATTCCAGCACCTAAGACCTTTTCAAAAATTGCTCTGCCGTATTTAAGTGATATTCCATTTCTAGGTCCAATATTTTTTAATCAGGATATATTAGTTTATTTCAGTTATTTATTGGTTCCCTTACTTTGGTTCTTCATATATAAAACCAATCCGGGCCTGAAAATGCGCTCAGTAGGTGAAAATCCAGGTGCTGCTGATTCATTAGGTATTAACGTATTTTTAGTAAGGTATGTATATGTAATTATCGGTGGCGTATTTTCGGGGATAGCAGGAGTTTACCTTGCCCTGGCATTTGCACCAACCTGGTTGGAAAATATGACTGCAGGAAGAGGTTGGATTGCAATTGCTCTAGTAATTTTTGCTACTTGGAACCCAACAAAGGCCATGGCGGGTGCGTATCTATTTGGAGCTGTATCTGCTCTTGGGTTCAGACTCCAGGCCATGGGTGTGGCTGTGCCTGCATATTTCTTAAGCATGCTGCCTTATTTATTTACTATAGCAGTACTCATATTTGCAACAATGCAGACGCAAAAGAACAGAATTGGTGCTCCAGGAGCGTTAATGCTTTCTTATGATAGGGAAGATAGATAG
- a CDS encoding ABC transporter permease gives MAMTQLKQSGTVSLKFEKRLTTSKWITILVPIVSILLALLVGAVFIYFTGHKPIEVYQVMLKGAFGSKYGISETVVKAIPLILTGLAVSIAFRMQLWNIGAEGQLYMGAWAAGYVALFMTWLPGFLVLPTMFLFGFLGGAFWGLLPAIPRALLNVNETITTLLLNYVAILWFAFFIYGPWRDPAGFNFPLTAPFDQAARLTRLFDTRVHTGIFIAIIIAIIIYFLLKKTKWGYEIRVIGQSPNAALYAGMNIKRNIILVLALSGGIAGIAGMVEAVGLTHRLQPTMSPGYGYTAIIIAWLSRLNPFAIVVVSFLFGGLLVGGYSIQSIGLPLATSHMLQGLILFFVLGGEVFYRYRIKFKRKNAEIDDKGGQS, from the coding sequence ATGGCAATGACGCAACTAAAACAGTCTGGTACAGTTTCACTAAAGTTTGAAAAAAGACTAACAACATCTAAATGGATAACTATACTCGTACCAATTGTATCCATTCTCCTGGCTCTTTTGGTAGGTGCAGTTTTTATATATTTTACAGGCCATAAGCCTATAGAAGTTTATCAAGTTATGCTTAAAGGGGCCTTTGGCTCAAAGTATGGCATTTCTGAGACGGTGGTTAAGGCAATACCCCTGATACTCACTGGTTTAGCTGTATCCATTGCTTTTAGAATGCAGTTATGGAACATTGGAGCAGAGGGACAGCTCTATATGGGGGCATGGGCTGCCGGTTATGTTGCCTTGTTTATGACCTGGCTTCCAGGATTCCTGGTGTTGCCAACAATGTTTCTTTTTGGCTTTTTAGGAGGAGCCTTCTGGGGTTTATTGCCGGCTATTCCCAGGGCATTGCTTAATGTAAATGAGACAATCACAACCCTTCTGTTAAATTATGTAGCTATACTGTGGTTTGCCTTCTTTATATATGGCCCATGGAGGGACCCTGCAGGATTTAATTTTCCCTTAACTGCCCCCTTTGATCAAGCCGCAAGATTAACAAGGCTTTTTGATACAAGGGTACACACAGGCATCTTTATAGCAATTATTATTGCAATTATAATATATTTTCTACTAAAGAAAACTAAATGGGGCTACGAAATCAGGGTTATTGGCCAGAGCCCAAATGCAGCACTGTATGCTGGGATGAATATTAAAAGAAATATCATACTGGTCCTTGCATTAAGTGGAGGCATAGCCGGCATTGCAGGGATGGTTGAAGCCGTTGGCCTCACCCATAGATTACAGCCCACCATGTCACCTGGTTATGGATACACAGCCATTATCATTGCATGGCTGTCCAGGTTAAACCCCTTTGCAATTGTAGTAGTGTCATTTCTGTTTGGCGGCTTGTTGGTAGGTGGCTACTCTATCCAATCAATTGGACTACCTTTGGCTACTTCCCACATGCTTCAGGGTTTAATACTGTTTTTCGTTTTGGGTGGAGAAGTTTTTTACCGCTATAGGATTAAATTTAAAAGGAAAAATGCCGAAATTGATGACAAAGGGGGGCAGTCATAA
- a CDS encoding ABC transporter ATP-binding protein — MPQYPLVEMKSITKRFPGVVANDKVNFEAKAGEIHALLGENGAGKSTLMSILTGLYAQDEGEILIKGQPVRINSPREAIDHGIGMVHQHFRLVQPFTVAENIILGKKGVGLFIDKDKLEKEIEDLSKRFALKVEPKARIWQLSVGEQQRVEIIKMLYRGADILILDEPTAVLTPQEVRELFRTLKQMALEGKAVILITHKLNEVMDIADKITVLRGGKSVATVNKVDTNKKELTKLMVGREVMLQVDKKPVQEGPVVLDLQNVSCLSDKGYPALKDVHLQIKGGEILGIAGVAGNGQRELAEVITGLRKVTKGLIKIENKDYTNASPRDIIEARVAYIPEDRVGMGLVPSLCCVENTILKNYREKPVCRSLFIDNKYAKERAAKLVRDFNVKTAGIEKPVKLMSGGNLQKLLFAREISCEPRLIVAVYPVRGLDVSAIEAVHDILLEQRGLGTAILFISEDLDEIFKMSDTIAVMHEGTIMGVMPAHETNVEEVGMLMAGTKLKQEEVI, encoded by the coding sequence ATGCCTCAGTATCCACTTGTTGAAATGAAGTCCATAACAAAAAGATTTCCAGGAGTAGTTGCAAATGACAAGGTGAATTTTGAAGCAAAAGCTGGGGAGATTCACGCCCTTTTAGGAGAAAACGGAGCCGGCAAGAGTACCTTAATGAGTATCTTGACAGGACTCTATGCCCAGGATGAAGGTGAGATTTTAATAAAGGGGCAGCCAGTTAGAATAAACTCACCTAGGGAAGCCATTGACCATGGAATAGGCATGGTACATCAGCATTTCCGCCTGGTCCAGCCGTTTACTGTAGCAGAGAACATAATCTTAGGTAAAAAAGGCGTAGGCTTATTCATTGATAAGGATAAGCTGGAAAAGGAAATAGAAGATTTATCTAAAAGATTTGCCCTCAAAGTCGAACCAAAGGCCAGGATTTGGCAGCTTTCTGTTGGAGAGCAGCAGAGAGTGGAAATTATCAAAATGCTTTACAGGGGTGCTGACATATTAATATTAGATGAACCAACAGCTGTGTTAACACCTCAAGAGGTGCGAGAACTCTTTAGAACTCTTAAACAAATGGCATTAGAAGGTAAAGCGGTAATTCTTATAACCCACAAGCTCAATGAGGTTATGGATATTGCTGATAAAATAACAGTTCTAAGAGGCGGAAAATCAGTAGCCACTGTCAACAAGGTTGATACAAATAAAAAAGAACTAACCAAACTCATGGTAGGTAGAGAAGTAATGCTTCAGGTTGATAAAAAACCTGTTCAAGAGGGACCGGTAGTATTGGATTTACAAAATGTTTCTTGTTTAAGTGATAAGGGCTACCCTGCATTAAAGGATGTACACCTCCAAATAAAAGGGGGAGAAATACTAGGTATTGCAGGGGTTGCAGGCAACGGTCAAAGAGAATTAGCTGAAGTCATAACAGGCCTCCGTAAGGTTACAAAGGGTTTGATAAAAATTGAAAACAAGGATTATACAAATGCTAGTCCCAGGGATATTATTGAGGCCAGGGTTGCTTATATTCCAGAAGATAGAGTGGGAATGGGCTTAGTTCCAAGCCTATGCTGTGTTGAAAACACAATCTTAAAAAATTACAGAGAAAAGCCCGTGTGCAGATCTCTATTTATTGACAATAAATATGCCAAAGAGCGAGCTGCCAAGCTGGTAAGAGATTTTAACGTTAAAACTGCTGGCATAGAAAAGCCTGTTAAATTAATGTCAGGTGGAAATTTACAAAAGCTTCTATTTGCAAGAGAAATTTCATGCGAACCACGACTTATAGTTGCGGTTTATCCAGTTAGAGGGTTGGATGTAAGTGCTATAGAAGCTGTTCATGATATACTTTTGGAACAAAGAGGACTGGGGACTGCTATCTTATTTATTTCAGAGGACTTGGATGAAATCTTTAAAATGTCAGATACAATTGCTGTTATGCACGAAGGAACCATCATGGGTGTAATGCCTGCCCATGAAACTAATGTTGAAGAGGTTGGCATGCTCATGGCTGGAACCAAACTGAAGCAGGAGGAAGTGATATAA
- a CDS encoding BMP family ABC transporter substrate-binding protein yields the protein MNKFRKMSVLLALILALALIVAGCGGKKVDEPAPAPAPSEEPEEFLVGFVYVSPIGDGGWTYAHDLGRQYLEANVPGVKTAYYEAVQEGPDAERVITELAEKGAKVIFATSFGFMDYMLSVAERYPDVVFMHCSGYKTADNMGTYFGKIYQARYLSGIAAGMKTETNKIGYVAAFPIPEVVRGINAFTLGVKSVNPDATVSVVWTNTWYDPGTEKQAALGLLDMGADVIAQHQDTPGPMQAAEEKGVWGVSYNSDMTHFAPNAIMTGPMWNWGPYYANTVKAVMDGTWSSHQYWGPMSDGIVDLAPYNENVMTPEMIEAVEAAKAKVLAGELDIFAGPIKDQSGQVKVPEGTSMTDGEKLGFDWFVEGVIGSL from the coding sequence ATGAATAAGTTTAGAAAAATGAGTGTGCTGTTGGCGTTGATTTTAGCACTGGCATTGATAGTTGCAGGTTGTGGTGGTAAAAAGGTTGATGAACCAGCACCAGCTCCAGCACCAAGCGAGGAACCGGAAGAGTTTTTAGTAGGTTTTGTATATGTCAGTCCAATAGGTGACGGTGGCTGGACCTATGCTCATGACCTGGGAAGACAATACTTAGAAGCTAATGTCCCGGGTGTAAAGACGGCTTACTATGAAGCCGTTCAAGAAGGACCAGATGCTGAAAGAGTTATCACAGAGCTTGCAGAAAAGGGAGCAAAGGTTATTTTTGCTACCAGCTTTGGTTTTATGGATTATATGTTGAGCGTTGCAGAAAGATATCCAGATGTGGTATTTATGCACTGCTCAGGTTATAAAACAGCGGATAATATGGGAACATACTTTGGCAAGATTTATCAGGCTAGATACCTATCTGGTATAGCTGCTGGTATGAAAACAGAAACAAACAAGATTGGTTATGTTGCAGCTTTCCCAATTCCTGAGGTAGTCAGGGGAATCAACGCCTTTACTTTAGGTGTTAAATCAGTAAACCCAGATGCTACTGTAAGCGTTGTATGGACAAATACCTGGTATGATCCAGGTACTGAGAAGCAGGCAGCTCTAGGTTTATTAGACATGGGCGCAGATGTAATAGCACAGCACCAGGATACACCTGGCCCAATGCAGGCAGCTGAAGAAAAAGGTGTTTGGGGAGTTAGCTACAACTCTGACATGACCCATTTTGCTCCAAATGCCATTATGACAGGTCCAATGTGGAACTGGGGACCATATTATGCAAACACTGTTAAAGCTGTAATGGATGGAACATGGTCAAGTCACCAGTATTGGGGACCAATGTCGGACGGCATTGTGGATCTTGCTCCATATAATGAAAATGTCATGACACCAGAAATGATTGAAGCTGTGGAAGCTGCAAAAGCCAAGGTTCTTGCTGGAGAGTTAGACATTTTTGCTGGACCAATTAAGGATCAGTCTGGTCAGGTAAAAGTTCCAGAAGGAACTTCAATGACTGACGGAGAAAAGCTTGGCTTTGACTGGTTCGTAGAAGGTGTCATTGGTAGTTTATAA
- the hydA gene encoding dihydropyrimidinase: MQLKITNGTIVTPFESFKADIGIENSKIAAIGDLSTLSAEKTLDARGMYVFPGIIDVHTHFETMGGGGVKTADNFFTGTRAAALGGVTTIIDFTKQEKGEFVKEAVHRRYLQAMDQVCIDFGLHSLFTDLSQDSFNAIPDVVMDGYSTLKLFTTYKKTGFLVEDGELLETIRKAHASKGMVILHAENDYLCEYFTEKNIAEGKLAPEYHPLSRPNIAEAEAVSKAALFAGYTNSLLYIVHLSTSEGAEIIRQARSRGVPIMAETCPQYLVLNDDKYLETNGHYHIATPPLRKKTDQDKLWEGIQEGSISVVSTDHCSFTTAQKDKGKESFKDVPPGIPGTETLLPLMHHFGVNHNRISLNKLVEVLCHNPAKIFGMYPNKGTLTVGTDADIVIFDPNKKVRLGTDTLHMGSDYSPYEGIEVQGYPSTTILRGNIIVENGQFLGEKGFGQFIRRKQPQYV, from the coding sequence GTGCAATTAAAAATTACCAATGGAACCATAGTAACGCCCTTTGAATCCTTTAAAGCAGACATTGGAATTGAAAATAGTAAAATAGCAGCTATTGGCGATTTAAGCACCCTGTCTGCAGAAAAAACCTTGGATGCCAGGGGTATGTATGTTTTTCCAGGCATTATTGATGTACATACCCATTTTGAGACTATGGGTGGAGGAGGCGTAAAGACTGCTGATAACTTTTTTACAGGAACCAGGGCTGCCGCCCTGGGAGGAGTTACAACTATCATTGACTTTACCAAACAGGAAAAGGGTGAATTTGTAAAAGAAGCTGTCCATAGAAGATATCTGCAAGCCATGGATCAGGTATGCATCGACTTTGGCCTGCACAGTCTTTTTACTGATTTGAGCCAGGACTCCTTTAATGCAATACCTGATGTGGTAATGGATGGGTACTCTACTCTTAAACTTTTTACCACCTATAAAAAAACAGGTTTTTTAGTTGAAGATGGAGAACTTTTGGAAACAATTAGGAAAGCCCATGCCAGCAAGGGCATGGTTATACTCCATGCTGAGAATGATTACCTGTGTGAATATTTCACTGAAAAGAATATAGCAGAGGGCAAGCTAGCTCCTGAATATCACCCTTTAAGCAGACCTAATATTGCCGAGGCAGAAGCAGTTTCCAAAGCCGCTTTATTTGCCGGGTATACTAATAGCTTGTTGTATATAGTGCACCTTTCTACGTCAGAGGGAGCAGAGATTATCAGGCAGGCCAGAAGCAGGGGGGTGCCCATAATGGCTGAAACCTGTCCGCAATATCTGGTTCTAAATGATGATAAATATCTAGAAACCAACGGCCATTATCATATTGCCACGCCACCCCTTAGGAAAAAAACAGATCAGGATAAGCTCTGGGAAGGCATTCAGGAAGGTTCCATATCAGTAGTCAGCACAGACCACTGCTCATTTACAACAGCACAAAAGGATAAAGGCAAGGAATCCTTCAAGGATGTGCCCCCTGGTATTCCTGGTACAGAGACCTTATTGCCGTTAATGCATCACTTTGGAGTAAATCACAATAGGATTTCCCTTAACAAGCTCGTAGAGGTGCTGTGTCATAACCCGGCTAAAATCTTTGGCATGTATCCAAACAAGGGCACCTTAACTGTTGGTACTGACGCAGATATTGTCATTTTTGACCCGAACAAAAAGGTTCGTCTAGGCACAGATACCCTTCATATGGGCAGTGACTATTCACCTTATGAAGGAATTGAGGTTCAGGGTTACCCAAGTACAACTATATTAAGGGGCAATATAATAGTAGAAAATGGTCAGTTTTTAGGGGAAAAAGGCTTTGGGCAGTTTATCAGAAGAAAACAGCCCCAATATGTCTAG
- a CDS encoding glycoside hydrolase family 25 protein, giving the protein MQKASASCLHGIDVSHWQGEIDWHSVKKANISFAYIKSTEGRTYTDPRFISNARGALAANIPTGAYHFARPDNNPTKQGAIEEAKHFIKTMAEGFGKNRVGDILPVLDLEVPPAKKDSKAATHEILEWAASFDRYFTENTGRALMLYTGSYFIKEHNNFNHPAHGFILAHMPLWIAMYPHARGNPEYPDNAGGWARWTAWQYTNSGKVKGIKGNVDLNWAVPDLIRSC; this is encoded by the coding sequence TTGCAAAAGGCAAGTGCAAGCTGTTTACACGGAATAGATGTTTCCCATTGGCAGGGGGAAATAGATTGGCATTCTGTAAAAAAAGCTAATATAAGCTTTGCCTATATTAAATCTACTGAAGGAAGAACATATACCGATCCCAGATTTATAAGTAATGCAAGGGGAGCATTAGCAGCAAACATCCCAACAGGTGCATACCACTTTGCCAGGCCAGACAATAATCCAACCAAACAGGGGGCTATTGAAGAAGCGAAGCATTTTATCAAAACCATGGCAGAAGGCTTTGGGAAAAATAGAGTTGGTGACATACTTCCGGTTTTGGACTTAGAGGTACCGCCGGCCAAAAAAGACTCCAAAGCAGCTACCCATGAAATTTTAGAGTGGGCTGCCTCATTTGACCGCTATTTTACAGAGAATACTGGCAGAGCTTTAATGCTTTATACTGGAAGCTATTTTATCAAAGAACATAACAATTTTAATCATCCTGCCCATGGCTTTATCCTTGCTCATATGCCCCTTTGGATTGCAATGTATCCCCATGCAAGGGGTAACCCGGAATATCCTGACAATGCAGGTGGTTGGGCCAGATGGACAGCATGGCAGTACACCAATTCAGGAAAGGTGAAAGGCATCAAGGGAAATGTTGATTTAAACTGGGCTGTGCCAGATCTGATTAGGAGCTGCTAG
- the thiC gene encoding phosphomethylpyrimidine synthase ThiC, translating into MSLLRNAQNGIVTREMEQVAAQEKVSPEFIRQGVAEGKIVILKNANHTNAVPLAVGAGLKTKVSASVGLYGKDASIENELEKIRAAVDAGTDAIMDLSVTGEIDAMRKEVLSAVSKPVGTLPLYQALANAGIKYGSSLKMTADDLFEVIEAQAAEGVAFLALHCGTTMAIIERAKREGRIDPLVSYGGSHLIGWMVHNQRENPLYEYFDRVLEIAKNYDVALSFADSMRPGCLADSLDGAQVQELVVLGELVQRTRDAGVQVMVKGPGHVPLNQIKTTIELQKGLCKNAPYFVFGPLVTDTGVGHDHISAAIGGAVSSWAGADFICYVTPAEHLGIPNANQVREGVVAARIAAHCGDLAKGMPAAVNWDLEMSIARKALDWDKQISLAIDPTTAKLIWKERSDDFSSKCSMCGQYCAMEIISKYLNTDTKHAC; encoded by the coding sequence ATGTCTTTACTGAGAAATGCTCAAAATGGTATTGTCACCAGAGAAATGGAGCAGGTGGCAGCACAAGAAAAAGTCAGTCCTGAATTTATCAGACAGGGAGTAGCTGAAGGTAAAATTGTCATACTTAAAAATGCTAATCACACTAATGCAGTACCCCTGGCAGTAGGTGCCGGACTTAAAACCAAGGTTAGTGCAAGTGTAGGTCTATATGGGAAAGATGCAAGTATTGAAAATGAATTGGAAAAAATCAGGGCAGCTGTTGATGCCGGCACAGATGCCATAATGGACTTGAGTGTAACAGGTGAGATTGATGCAATGCGTAAGGAAGTTTTATCTGCAGTTTCTAAACCGGTAGGTACACTTCCCTTATATCAGGCCCTTGCTAATGCTGGTATTAAATATGGATCATCTCTTAAAATGACAGCAGATGATCTTTTTGAAGTAATTGAAGCTCAAGCGGCTGAAGGAGTGGCCTTTTTAGCACTTCATTGTGGCACCACCATGGCTATTATAGAGCGTGCAAAAAGAGAAGGTAGAATTGATCCCCTTGTAAGCTACGGAGGATCTCATCTCATAGGGTGGATGGTACATAACCAGAGGGAAAATCCCTTATATGAATACTTTGACAGGGTTCTGGAAATTGCCAAGAACTACGATGTAGCTCTAAGCTTTGCTGACAGCATGAGACCTGGCTGCCTGGCTGATTCCTTAGACGGTGCACAGGTTCAAGAATTGGTAGTACTGGGGGAACTGGTACAAAGAACAAGAGATGCTGGTGTTCAGGTTATGGTTAAGGGCCCAGGACATGTTCCACTTAACCAGATAAAAACGACCATTGAACTTCAGAAGGGACTATGTAAAAATGCTCCATATTTTGTATTTGGTCCCCTTGTAACGGATACAGGTGTGGGTCATGATCACATAAGTGCAGCCATTGGCGGTGCAGTAAGCTCATGGGCCGGTGCAGACTTCATCTGTTATGTAACACCTGCCGAGCATCTTGGTATTCCCAATGCTAATCAGGTTCGAGAAGGAGTAGTAGCTGCCCGTATTGCTGCCCACTGTGGGGACCTGGCCAAGGGAATGCCTGCTGCTGTAAACTGGGATCTTGAGATGTCCATTGCCAGAAAAGCCCTTGACTGGGATAAACAGATTTCCCTGGCCATTGATCCTACTACCGCAAAACTAATCTGGAAAGAAAGAAGTGATGATTTCTCCTCCAAATGCAGCATGTGCGGACAATACTGTGCCATGGAGATAATCTCCAAGTATTTAAATACTGATACTAAACATGCATGCTAA